The following proteins are co-located in the Hypomesus transpacificus isolate Combined female chromosome 23, fHypTra1, whole genome shotgun sequence genome:
- the si:ch211-243g18.2 gene encoding keratin, type I cytoskeletal 18 isoform X2, with translation MASSFSVRSFSGGRQPSFSSLSLRDSGRARSRASVSFSKPLSRSASIGLDLNSAAQQLNGLNNSANDKEAMQGLNNRLASYLDKVRSLERSNADLELRIKQLMMERIPKGHDLDSMMAQAHAVEQEVRKKTLENARLMLEIDNAKLAADDFRIKWETEQVMCQSVERDCMALKKAKTDHEQIIASLRGDLDSLKEELYFLKKNHEEEVQAVRGRLASEEVSVEVDAARGGPELGTVLAELRSQYEGIVKDNKEQTEHWYRKKLEMVQNEVKESNEALRGAQAELVERQRFLQGLEVELETLHKQVAALEGNMGETGQKYALEMERLQATLTQLEDDLSQLRLDMQRNKTDYEQLLRIKQNLEMEIATYRRLLEGEEMIKEVPPTKKEPDVRTRKIVKVVTQTMINGKVVDESSEVEHIEEPKK, from the exons TGCGGAGTTTCTCCGGCGGTCGCCAGCCGTCCTTTTCCAGCCTATCTCTGCGGGACAGCGGACGCGCCCGTTCCCGCGCCTCCGTCTCCTTCTCAAAGCCGCTAAGCCGCTCTGCTTCCATCGGTCTTGACCTGAACAGTGCCGCGCAGCAACTAAACGGGTTAAACAACTCCGCCAACGACAAGGAAGCCATGCAGGGCCTCAACAACCGCCTGGCCAGCTACCTGGATAAG GTACGCTCTCTGGAGAGATCCAACGCTGACCTGGAGTTGAGGATCAAGCAGCTGATGATGGAGCGCATCCCTAAAGGTCACGACCTGGACTCCATGATGGCCCAGGCCCACGCTGTGGAGCAGGAG GTGAGGAAGAAGACCCTGGAGAATGCCCGTCTAATGCTGGAGATCGACAACGCCAAACTGGCGGCCGACGACTTCAGGATAAA gTGGGAGACAGAGCAGGTCATGTGCCAGTCTGTGGAGAGAGACTGCATGGCTCTGAAGAAGGCCAAGACTGACCACGAGCAGATCATCGCTAGTCTCCGTGGCGACCTGGACAGCCTGAAGGAGGAGCTCTACTTCCTTAAGAAGAACCACGAGGAG GAGGTCCAGGCAGTGCGTGGCCGTCTGGCCAGCGAGGAGGTGAGTGTGGAGGTGGATGCTGCCCGCGGGGGGCCGGAATTGGGCACGGTGCTGGCGGAACTGCGTTCTCAGTATGAGGGCATCGTCAAGGACAACAAGGAGCAGACTGAGCACTGGTACCGCAAGAAG ctggagatggtgcagAACGAGGTGAAGGAGAGCAACGAGGCCCTGAGGGGAGCGCAGGCGGAGCTGGTGGAGAGACAACGCTTCCtgcaggggctggaggtggagctggagaCGCTGCACAAACAG GTGGCGGCGTTGGAGGGTAACATGGGGGAGACGGGTCAGAAGTATGCCCTGGAGATGGAGCGTCTGCAGGCCACGCTGACCCAGCTGGAGGACGACCTCTCCCAGCTGCGTCTGGACATGCAGCGCAACAAGACCGACTACGAGCAGCTGCTCCGCATCAAACAGAACCTGGAGATGGAGATCGCCACCTACAGGAGGCTGCTGGAAGGGGAGGAGAT GATCAAGGAAGTCCCTCCCACTAAGA AGGAGCCGGACGTGCGCACCAGGAAGATCGTAAAAGTGGTGACCCAAACCATGATCAACGGCAAGGTGGTGGACGAGTCCAGTGAGGTGGAGCACATCGAGGAGCCGAAGAAGTGA
- the si:ch211-243g18.2 gene encoding keratin, type I cytoskeletal 18 isoform X1 has translation MASSFSVRSFSGGRQPSFSSLSLRDSGRARSRASVSFSKPLSRSASIGLDLNSAAQQLNGLNNSANDKEAMQGLNNRLASYLDKVRSLERSNADLELRIKQLMMERIPKGHDLDSMMAQAHAVEQEVRKKTLENARLMLEIDNAKLAADDFRIKWETEQVMCQSVERDCMALKKAKTDHEQIIASLRGDLDSLKEELYFLKKNHEEEVQAVRGRLASEEVSVEVDAARGGPELGTVLAELRSQYEGIVKDNKEQTEHWYRKKCVCVGQLEMVQNEVKESNEALRGAQAELVERQRFLQGLEVELETLHKQVAALEGNMGETGQKYALEMERLQATLTQLEDDLSQLRLDMQRNKTDYEQLLRIKQNLEMEIATYRRLLEGEEMIKEVPPTKKEPDVRTRKIVKVVTQTMINGKVVDESSEVEHIEEPKK, from the exons TGCGGAGTTTCTCCGGCGGTCGCCAGCCGTCCTTTTCCAGCCTATCTCTGCGGGACAGCGGACGCGCCCGTTCCCGCGCCTCCGTCTCCTTCTCAAAGCCGCTAAGCCGCTCTGCTTCCATCGGTCTTGACCTGAACAGTGCCGCGCAGCAACTAAACGGGTTAAACAACTCCGCCAACGACAAGGAAGCCATGCAGGGCCTCAACAACCGCCTGGCCAGCTACCTGGATAAG GTACGCTCTCTGGAGAGATCCAACGCTGACCTGGAGTTGAGGATCAAGCAGCTGATGATGGAGCGCATCCCTAAAGGTCACGACCTGGACTCCATGATGGCCCAGGCCCACGCTGTGGAGCAGGAG GTGAGGAAGAAGACCCTGGAGAATGCCCGTCTAATGCTGGAGATCGACAACGCCAAACTGGCGGCCGACGACTTCAGGATAAA gTGGGAGACAGAGCAGGTCATGTGCCAGTCTGTGGAGAGAGACTGCATGGCTCTGAAGAAGGCCAAGACTGACCACGAGCAGATCATCGCTAGTCTCCGTGGCGACCTGGACAGCCTGAAGGAGGAGCTCTACTTCCTTAAGAAGAACCACGAGGAG GAGGTCCAGGCAGTGCGTGGCCGTCTGGCCAGCGAGGAGGTGAGTGTGGAGGTGGATGCTGCCCGCGGGGGGCCGGAATTGGGCACGGTGCTGGCGGAACTGCGTTCTCAGTATGAGGGCATCGTCAAGGACAACAAGGAGCAGACTGAGCACTGGTACCGCAAGAAG tgtgtgtgtgtgggccagctggagatggtgcagAACGAGGTGAAGGAGAGCAACGAGGCCCTGAGGGGAGCGCAGGCGGAGCTGGTGGAGAGACAACGCTTCCtgcaggggctggaggtggagctggagaCGCTGCACAAACAG GTGGCGGCGTTGGAGGGTAACATGGGGGAGACGGGTCAGAAGTATGCCCTGGAGATGGAGCGTCTGCAGGCCACGCTGACCCAGCTGGAGGACGACCTCTCCCAGCTGCGTCTGGACATGCAGCGCAACAAGACCGACTACGAGCAGCTGCTCCGCATCAAACAGAACCTGGAGATGGAGATCGCCACCTACAGGAGGCTGCTGGAAGGGGAGGAGAT GATCAAGGAAGTCCCTCCCACTAAGA AGGAGCCGGACGTGCGCACCAGGAAGATCGTAAAAGTGGTGACCCAAACCATGATCAACGGCAAGGTGGTGGACGAGTCCAGTGAGGTGGAGCACATCGAGGAGCCGAAGAAGTGA
- the LOC124485306 gene encoding zinc finger and BTB domain-containing protein 26-like, whose translation MAMTTVSDVLRLCFHSHGDSVLQKMNVLRDEHRFCDVTLILQGAPKLRFPGHRVVLAASSSFLRDQFLLRLQDGEEELELGAEVVPNSEVGRRLLLSCYTGVLEVPLRELVGYLTAASALQMSQVVERCAQAVSQYLDPTLANLKQEVSSETTPPQPDSVRSMDESLGLGYGKGEAGGRGGFQQCLSEDTEYSLQQVHTNNPAPYPVGANRRKQRPPTPCRLKDHRTLSPPGSPTHTSGLADSSQGEGPGEEEYMLASHMQEGGASPDESYLSLGAGLMGAELGTGPMLGHLSERAYLCRRCDQVFQHLDSYVRHLREHRQYLCLLCGRSFSQKSNLTRHVRVHTGVKPFQCPLCHKTFSQKATLQDHLNLHTGDKPHKCNYCAVHFAHKPGLRRHLKDIHGKSSLQNIFEELVD comes from the exons ATGGCTATGACGACGGTCTCCGACGTCCTCCGGTTGTGTTTCCACAGCCACGGGGACTCTGTCCTCCAGAAGATGAACGTTCTCAGAGATGAGCATAGATTCTGCGATGTCACTCTTATCCTACAGGGGGCGCCAAAGCTTCGTTTCCCGGGCCACCGTGTGGTGCTTGCAGCCTCGTCCTCCTTCCTCAGAGACCAGTTCCTGCTGCGTTTGCAAGACggggaggaggagttggagctgGGGGCAGAAGTGGTGCCCAACTCTGAG GTGGGTCGTCGGCTGCTGTTGTCCTGCTACACGGGGGTCCTGGAGGTTCCTCTGAGGGAGCTGGTGGGCTACCTAACGGCCGCCAGTGCCCTCCAGATGAGCCAGGTGGTGGAGAGATGTGCCCAAGCCGTGTCCCAGTACCTCGACCCCACCCTGGCCAACCTGAAGCAGGAGGTCAGCTCTGagaccacccccccccagccGGACAGCGTTAGGTCCATGGACGAAAGCCTGGGGCTGGGCTATGGAAAAGGGGAGGCCGGGGGGCGTGGAGGGTTCCAGCAGTGCCTTTCAGAAGACACAGAGTACTCCCTTCAGCAGGTCCACACCAACAACCCTGCACCTTACCCTGTAGGAGCCAACCGGCGTAAGCAGCGCCCGCCCACACCATGTAGGTTGAAAGACCATAGGACGCTGTCTCCGCCAGGAAGTCCGACACACACCTCAGGATTGGCTGACAGctcccagggggaggggcctggagaggaagagtacATGCTGGCCAGTCACATGCAAGAAGGTGGAGCCTCCCCTGACGAGTCGTATCTCAGCCTGGGTGCAGGGCTGATGGGGGCGGAGCTGGGGACCGGGCCCATGCTGGGCCACCTATCAGAGAGGGCATATCTGTGCCGCAGATGTGACCAGGTGTTCCAGCACCTGGACAGCTACGTGCGTCACTTGAGGGAGCACCGCCAGTACTTGTGCCTGCTTTGTGGGCGGAGCTTCTCCCAGAAGAGCAACCTGACGCGACACGTGCGTGTGCACACGGGCGTCAAACCCTTCCAGTGTCCGCTCTGCCACAAGACCTTCTCCCAG AAGGCCACGCTGCAGGACCACCTGAACCTGCACACGGGGGACAAACCTCACAAGTGTAACTACTGTGCTGTCCACTTTGCCCACAAACCGGGCCTCCGGCGCCATCTGAAGGACATCCATGGGAAGAGCAGCCTGCAGAACATCTTTGAGGAGCTGGtggactga